The sequence TCGCAGCAGTTCAGCGTTGCCGATCTCGTCGTCGTAGTGGTTTATTTCTCCTTAAACATCGCGGTGGGGATATGGGTAAGAGCGTTCTTCGCTTTCCGCTTTCTCCTGTAACCGTTCAGAAGCACGAACGTTCTTTTTCAAACCATTTTTAAGGGCTGGCTTTTCTTCCTGGCATCTTTTTGCAAGCCTCTTGTTACTTTCCAGTTGTCGTTTGCATTTGTTGTGTCTTTTGCCCTATTGTGCTGCGTTTGCTCGTGGCCAAGGCTGGGCCCCACAAAACCTCCCCGTCTGGGGATGGAGGCAGGACGGGCACATCCTCTCGGGGGGTGCCTCCTTTGCTCTTCGTGGCTCCAGGTATTTGGGGTGCAGCTGCCACTCGCTGTAATTAGCCTTGAGCTGCCGAGCTCCCATTAATTATCCAGTCTCCCGTCTCTCGGCTTCTCGTCTGGCAGACTTGGTTCTTGGGTTCTCGGTGTCTGGGCGCGCAGGGGAAGGGCTGTGCTCATCTCTTCTCCTCGCAGTCTTCGTGCAGGGTGAACAGGAACACTGTCAGTGGCTATTTCCTTGCTGGCCGGGACATGGCGTGGTGGCCAGTAAGTAGAGCCCCCCCCCGAGTCTTGTCCTGGGCACCGGGGATGTCCGGCACCGTTCCCCTTCCCACCAAATTCCCCCTTCACCACCCTGTGCTCCGCTGCCTGCCCCCACGTCCCCAGCCCGTGCACCTCCTCCTGCGGGGCTCCGTGCTCCAAGGGAGCCGTGGCTGCCTCAACTCCCccatttctttgtttcctgcCCTTATTTCAGCATCTCCTTGACAAACTGGTTGTAGGTCTTCCTGCATCACCGGCTGGCAGCTTGCACAGGGCCACCTCCAGGCAGGGCGCGGTGCCACCACTGTACACGTGGCTGCTCCTCGTCCTCCCAAAACCCAGCGATTCCACCCCAAACCCAACCGGGGCTGCCGAGGGGAGCTGGGCGCAAGGGAGGGCTGGTGGCGGGGACCTCCTTGTGGAGGTGCTGAGGGATTTTCCTGCCTGCTGTGCCCGTGTCCCCGTGGCTGCAGGGGAATCCTGCTCTCGCCCGCAGATCGGAGCCTCTCTGTTCGCCAGCAGCGAGGGCTCGGGGCTCTTCATCGGGCTGGCCGGGACGGGTGCTGCGGGGGGAATCGCTGTCACCGGCTTCGAGTGGAACGTAAGAAACGCGTTGTGGTACCCAAAAACGTGAGTTTCTCGAGCCACAAAGCAGCACGGCCGATGTCACAGCAGCTTCGTGCCGAGACTGGTGGCCTGGGAGGAGTCACGCAGGGGCTACGAGCACAATGCTGCCAATTTGGCTTCTCCACATCATGCCCAGCGCGTGCACACTGAATTTGGGGTCAACTCAAGTTTTTGCACACAGGGGGAAGGGTGTTTCAGGGCAGAGcctccccctcctgcccctgcctgccccctgaTGAGGGGAATGGCCAAATGGGTCACCAATTCCCTGCTGTGCCATGTGCCACTTCCAAAGTCCTTGGGTCCCGCAGCAAAAGTGTGGCATTTGGGTTGCCCAATGCTAGCAGGGTGCTCGTTTTTGggatgctgcaggctgtgccGTGGCCTTATATACCCGCTGTTTGAGGCCGTTTGGAGACAGAAAGGTGCCTCGGAGGGGAGCTGAGGCTGTTTCAGGTGTGTGCCCCCTGCCTGTGCCGCTGCTTCCTTCCCGACAGGCGACGTATGCCCTGCTGGCGCTGGCCTGGGTCTTCGTTCCCATCTACATCTCAGCTGgggtatgtggggctgcggtgCCACCGTTGTCCTCCCCAAAATCCGCCCCGGTGACGCTGCCCTGCGCCCATCAGGACAGGGCAGGCAGCGCTCCCTCCCCTCCGCAGATCGTCACGATGCCCGAGTACCTGCAGCGGAGGTTTGGAGGCGAGAGGATCCGCGTGTACCTCTCGGGCCTGTCGCTCCTGCTCTCCATCTTCACCAAAATCTCTGTAAGTCGCCCCCGCGATGAATTTCCACCCAGCAAAAAGTTTGGGGttttggagctgctgcaggaggggggaCCCTGATGGATTTGTGGCTGGCTCTCAGGATCCCCAAAATGCGGGATTTGAGGCAGCAAGGAGCCGTTGTGCACCTATTGGATGGCCCAAGCATGCGTGGAAAGTGCCTGACTCCCAGGGCATGTTCAGGAAAATACTCCCAGGAGTATTTTCACCCCATTTTGGCCTCATTCATGgtgtgcagccccagctcctctcctacCCCTTCTGCCCTCTTGGGAAGCAGGGGAAGTTTCCCCAAGGAAAGGGCAAAGCGCTGGTGGCACCGGGACAGAGCAGGGCACAgagccctggggctggaggtgctcTGAGAGCAAACAGCTCCGAAATGATCCCAAACCCGAGGAGAAAACTCCTGGAGGGAGCAACCCTGCACCGCCCCTGGGGTGTCTGCAGGGGGATGGCTGTAAAAGGTGCTTTTTGCATGGGGTGgctgcaaaaacaaataataataataataaaaaaaaaagtcaccaagTCACCGTGCTTTTTGCATGGGGATGGtcgaaaaaaaaaaggttatttttgcATGGGGAtggttgcaggaaaaaaaaacgctTTTTTGCATGGGTcgcagaaaaaaatgtgctttttgcaTAGGCGTGGTTGCAAACGAAAAATAAACCAGCGCTGCTTTTGCATGGGGCTGGCTGCGGGAAGGAGGGCCGGGAGGGAGCGGGGATCCCCACGCAGCGGCGCTCCCTGCCCGCAGCTGCGCCTCGCCGTGCTGCCGTTTCCCTTCATTTATTGCAATTTGTGCGCTCCTCGCCTgctctgttcctgctgctgcagggctttgAGCGTGGCCGCAGCCTGCAGAAGCGGTGCTGGTGACTCTGTCggtgcagctgccacctggatttcccccctcaccccccaaaaaaaaaataaatctggagctggagctgcccaggtttggctgctgctccccacgtgcgatgggtggcagctcccggAGCATCAGCCTGGTTCACAGGTTTGGCAATGACACGTTGGTTATTCCCTGGTCGTCCTGATGCCCAGGAACGTGTTGTCACTTATtcatcccctgtgctgcccgGGAGAGGTCCGGTCCCTGCTCCTGTGGGCACAGGGAGGAGCTCGAGGGAGATGCTGTGCTGGGCACTGGGAGCCAAGCGAATCCCTGCTGGTGCCTGCAGGGAGAGGTTGGGGTGGgatttctggtgtttttttttcgCTCTTGCtgctctgaatttaaaaaagaaatctaatttGAGGGCTGCTCATCTTCGAGTCTCTCCAGGTGACCACAGCCGCTGCCCAGCGGCTCTGCCCATGCcctttctcagccttttctgCACCTTCTTCGGGCTGTTGGGTTTTCTGTCACCTCTGAGTCACGCAGGATCCAACAGAAGAGGAATCGGGCCTTGCACGGGGATTATCGTGGCTTCCAGCTCGGCTCAGGGTGAATCTGCCCAAACACGGGGCGCTTCCAGCAGTGCGCGGGGCGTTGGCACCGTGCGTGGCCAAACCAGCCCCGAATCctctccccagggagcctgggAGGAAGGTCTGAGGCTCAGGGCAATGTGTCAGCGTGGCCACCTGGCTGGGGCTTCCTCTGGTCCCCTCTGGGGCCACCTTTCCCTGCGGGTGCTGGGTTTACTCATGGAtctcctctcccccttcttctGGGCATCGCCGCTGCTCTGGTGGCTCTTCCATGGGCAGGGGACGCGTCCATCTCTCCTCTGAGggcattttacattttctggtCCCCAACCCTCAACATTTTGGTCCCCAACCCTCAACGTTTCGTGGCAGGGCAGCCCAAAACCTTGCCGAAAGATCACATCCCCCCTGGCTAGCAATATGCAAGGATTTGGCCGGGCAGCCCAAAACCCTGCTGAGAGATCGCGTCCCCCCTAGCTAGGAACACGTGAGGATTTGCACAAATGTCCTGGCTTTGGCAGAGAGCCCCCGGAGACTTTTCTGGAGCCTGGGCAACTCGTTCTGCCCGGGTTCTGGCTTTGCCAGCTGTTAAAGCCAAGCTCCTTGGGAAGGCACCGATGGCGTTGGGTAAGAACGGGTTCCCAAGTGAGGTCAGCGGTGGAGGCAGGGATCTCGCCGGATTACGAGGCCTGACTTCAAAGGCTTCTGCTCCCCTTTTACAGTTGAAAGGACTTGTTTTATGAATAGGTCATGCCTGGATTTAATTAGCTTGTTTTTGTATTCGGGGTGTCTTATTAACCACTCGGTCACATGcgcttttatttttctcccaccGTAGCAGAATTAGGAGGAAGGGAGGTGGAGACACCTTCTGCTTCCTCATAGCGAAGGATTAGACTCATTTGCAGACGACTGCAAAAATGCTTAAGCGTTGAGAAAGCCCGGAGAAGGGGTTATGAAATGCCTTTTCCCGGGCTGAGGCTTTGGGGAAGGAGCGGGCAGGCAGGGGATGGCGAGCTCCATGGGGCACCGAGGGTGCTGGCCTAGCACGGTGCTGGGGAGGCTCCAAAATTTTTGGGTTCTCTCTTCTTGTTGCGTTGAGGGATGGCTGAGGGCATTCTCCTGGGGTTTTTGGGCCTTGTAGCTTCAGCATGGTGCTGACTTGGCTTGGTTGTTGCCTTGTAGGGCTGCTCGGTGGTGCCGTGGGGTGTTTGTGGTGGCCAGGCAGATATCAACGGGGAGCTGCTCTGTGGTTGCTGCTGAGCTGGTTCCTCTCCAGCAGGACCTTTATGGGGTGAATCGCCTTTTGGGACTGCTGAGGGCTCCCCCGAAGACGTGGCCAAGCTCGAGGGCAGCTGGGGCACGCAGCATCTCCCTTGGGATGTCTGTGCTGGTGTCAGGACCAGTCCCTGAACTGGGATCCTCAGGCTCAAGTGCTTTCCTGGCTGGCTCAATTTGGGATTTATTTGAGATTAATCCTGCCCGTGTGAGCTCACCTGCTAGGGAAAAGGCTCTCATACCGTGCTGAAGCTGGACGTGTGCTACCCACTGACCTTCGTGTCCCCGTGCTCTGATTTGGGAGCATTTGggagagggcagagctggggcaggagctgccgtGCGGGATGCAGCTCATCCTGCACGGCTGCTCCCGCGTGATGGGGCAGGAAAGCCTCGCTGCTCGGGGTGGTTTTTGGGACGGACGTGAAGACAGATGTCAGATCAGGGCTGGTGTGTTGGCTGCGGGGAGCAGGCACAGCTCCGGGCGAGGGcgtggagctgctgcagtgtgCACTTAGCTCATCCTGCCTCTTCCTgccccatttcctcctccgaACGAGGTTTTTCTGACAATTTCCCAGCCCAGTGCTGGGGATTGCTGGGTCTTGGCCATGGATTGAGGCGTGGTGGTGGCTCGGGGTCCTCCTGTCCCACAGCAGTGATGGGGGACGTGATGTGGgcgcaggagctgctgtggtggttttttgggCACTACAGTTTGTCCTTTTTGGCCAAGCAGAAACCCAGAGCCTCTTCTGGGGGCTTTGCAAGGGGAGCTGCAATGGGGAAGGCAAGCACAGGAGCACGTCCCTCATGGCAGCACCCATTGACGTGTTGGAAGATCCTTTTACACTGGTCCATACTGGGGTGCAGGACCCCTGGGCTCAGGTCCTGGTCACTTGGGACCAAAATCAGCTTCTGCCATTgcctgtgcctcagtttccccagctgaAAAACCAGGAGGCAAGGCtcaggcagtgctgggcttCCTGCTCTCAGTTTTGGGGTTCCTGCTCTCCATTTGGGGGCTGCCCACGTGCGCTCCCAAGGGATGCAACAGCACCCGAGATGTTGCTGGTTCTTGTGTCCTTCTGCCCTCACCCAGTTGGGCCCAGTTACAGACTGGGCTGCCTCCTGGTGCCCCCAGGATGGAGCTGGCCGTGCGTGGCCGCGAGCATGCTGCCTCTTACAGCCTCTGTCCCCGCACAGACCGACCTGTACTCGGGGGCCCTGTTCGTGCACGTCTGCCTGGGCTGGAACCTCTACCTCTGCACCGTCCTGATGCTGCTGGTCACGGGGCTCTACACCATCGCAGGTAGGCTGCTCGGCCTCTGCTGCCCTCACTCCATcatctttggttttattttttccgtAGTTCTTTGGGATTTATAGGGTTTTAAGCTCAGGCCATGGGGTTCCCATCCCCAGTCCTCCCCAGCTGGTGTTTGTGCATCCCTCCTGAGCGTCAGCGCGGGCAGTGACTCAAGGCGGGAGCTCTCCTTTGTcattacagcttttcttttgcaataaCTCGCTCCTCCTCCGTCTCATGGCTAAGTGCTTTCTTGTGTGTGCACCGATTTGTAATCAGGGCCTCTCCTATTACAGGGCCATTCCTGCAGCACCTCAGATCTGCGAGCCCTTTGCCTAACTCACTTCCTTCCCACCCGCCCTGCCTGCAGTGCAACTTGCTGCCCGAAATTCCTGCCTCCCCGTGGGGATCAGGATCATTTGGTACCTCTCCTCTGTGATCTAGGGCGATGACAGCTTGGAGATGGAGAAGGATACCGTGAATTTTCCTGGCTTGCAGTCCCACTCCTGGGCTGCGGGACCGTTTATCCTCGCCAGGAGATTATTTCATCCTTTATTGCAGCCGGGACGTTCCCTTCCCTGGGAGCTCCCGAGGAGACGCCTGGCGATAAATTCTCCCTCGCTATCTCGTCCCAGCCATCAGAATGGGAAACGGCAGAATAATTAGATCCGAAACGCGCTGCGTTTTGCAAGACCTCGGTTTGAAGCAAATCCCACGTTGCCTTTTTCCTGCCCACGAGGCTCGTTGTGCAGCACGGCGCCCCGGTGTGCGCCCAGGCAGAGGGTGTGCTCCCCGCCTCACCCCGATCCCAAACACATCCCCGAGGATCCCAGGCacggctggggcagggcagagcccggAGCTGCCTGGATGTGAATGAATCAGGGATTTGGGTTGAAACGGGTTCAGATTCTGACCCATTTTCCACGGGCCCGCTACTTCTTGGTGcgtttttttttgcctggtgATTGTTGCTTTCTGGCTAGGTGAATGAGCCCCGGGTTTGCAGTGCGAACTGGTGGGGAACTTGGGATGGGAAGGGAGAAATACCATGGGCTGGGTGGAGAAGGGGACCCCAAAAAACATCACGTGCTGGAAAAATTAAAGGATTGGGGGAAAGAGCTGAGGGGCATGCCAAGGAGGCAGCATTAAGGAGAAGTGGGATGGGTGATGGAGGGGTGTCCTGAGTGTGAGCCCTAACACCCAAAGGACGGGGGGCTGGGGCCGTCCTGCGCCCTCCCAGCTGTGTGGGGACGTGGAGCTGCGTCCCCTGGCcgccctcccctgctccccaggggcCACAGCCCCATCGCTGCGGTGCTGGAGGGGCCAAGGCGGATCCAGGCGTGTGTGGGTGGCTTTATTGGGGCTGCACGGCTGAGCCGAGCCCCAGGGGTGCTGACAGAGCTGTGCCTTGCTCCTTGCAGGGGGGCTGGCGGCTGTCATCTACACCGACACGCTGCAGACCCTCATCATGGTCCTCGGAGCCATCGTGCTGGCCGTGAGAGGTAAGAGCTGGCTGGGTTAGGTCCCAGCTCGGGGTTTGAAGAGGACGGTTCTCTCCTTCCCAGAGAAGCACCGATAACAGCAACCACCCCAGCAGGAGCGGGGACCCGTGCCAGGCAGGGGAGCTGCCCAAACAGCTCGGCACCGCGGCCGCAGCCCGCGTCAGACGAGGTGCTTGGATGTTGCTGATGGTTGTCTGAAGCTCTCTAATTGCCCGGGAGCTTCTCCGAGGCTTTTGTCTTGTGCTCTTGGCTGGCTGCGAGGCGGCAgagcgggaggaggagggcaggcaggcaggcatgGCCTGGAAAATGCCCCGCGGCCACCGCACGGCTGAGCTGTTTCGAGATGCGCCAACCTGCTCGGCACGGCGAGGTGTGTGCGCAGGGGGGGTGGTGTTTGGGAGAGTCACTGATCCGGGGGATCAAacaggcaggctgctggccaCGCAGCTCCTTCCTTGGTGGTGGGAGAGCCCAGAGCCTCGAAGGTGGTCGGTCCATCAGGGATGCCAATAAAGGATGCTCTCCGTGATTGTGCCCTGTTTGACTCTTTAGGTCGTGACAACggtgccagagctgctgctgctcgcctgTTAGCCTGTGACGGCTCTGGGTTGCTGCTACCTGGGCTCAGATTTCCCCAGGGAGGACAGCACAGGGTGTGTGGATGCTCCTGGGTGTGCTTTCATGTGTGGGCATGGACAGAGGGGGTCACCGACCACCGAGGGCCTGGGGACAGatgtggctgtgctggtggtggcTCTGCTCATCTCCAGCACCGTCCCACAGCCCTCAGCATGTCCACTTGGCGCTGACCACAGGGCCCCTGCTCCTGGCAGAGCACACGGGCAGGATCCCTGCGTCTGCAGGCTGCCTTCTCGCTGCCCCGGCTTCCTCGCCCTGCTCCTTCCGTGTGAGCAGGCGTAGGTGTTGCGACTTGCCTCCTGACACCTTTTGGAAAGGGAGCAGGTCCGCACCCCCGGGCGCGAATCTCTGCTTTCAGCACTCAGCCTCTGCCTCTGGAGAGGCCCTTTGTTGGTGCCCAACGCCCATGCAAAGCTTGGGAGTAGCCGGTGCCTGGATAAACCACGCGCTGGAGAGGCGCCAGCTCTGCTTGCACAAGAGCAGAAGCGGTTTGCAAATGCTCCCTCCTTGTGAGATACCGGGAGGGGTGGCTTGCAAAGGGGGCTGAGGGGTGTGATGCCCCTTTCCAAGCACCCCAAAAGTCTTGGGTCATGGGGATGGGGTCAGGGCTGCGGGTTGGTGCTGGAAGCAAGAGTTCTGCAGCGGGTGCTGCCCTTGGAtaggggagcggggagggaaTATTGGAAATGGGGAATTGCTGGGCACTGCCTGTGGCTGGGAGGGGTGTGGGGATGCTGGACCTGGGGGGAGCCACCCAGGGATGCTCTGGGCCTTGCTTGGAGCCCGAGCTGTGTCTCCGAGTGGTAAAGCAAAGGGATTCCTCCTCCCAGCACCCAAACCAAGTCTGAGCACAGAGCCTTGCTCTCCACAAGCAGCCCCCAGTTGGTGCTGGGACCTTCTCCAGCCCTTGGTGAAGCCCCTTCCTCGCCCCCCAGCCTGACTCCTCACCAGAGGGAGCTGTACAATGCCCCCTCCGTGAGCCCCACATGGTTCTGGGgtcccccctcctctcccaaGCATGAGCAGCCACCGTGGGTGCAGGGTGCCAGCGCGCCCACCCACCCGCTCACCCCCTCCAGGGTGCTGCGTGGGTGGCAGGGGGAGCAAGGTGGGTGCCTCCCAACCCTCCCTCCTCCAAAAAGccatgctgctggctcccaAATCCTACTGCTGGCAGAGGGGGGGGGCAAGCAGGGCTCATCCAGAGTGGGGAGATGGTGGTGGGGGGAGCACGGAGagcccagggcaggaggagcgCCAAGGCAGCTGCGCAGGGCTCGGGGGTGAGCTTGCTGGGGCTTGCTCCTGGCACGTAATCCTGAGCAGTGCTCAGGCTAAAGATCCTGTTTCCTAGGAAGAACGCAGTGAAAAGGGACTTTTCTGTTCGGTTGGACTTCAAGCTTGAAGGCTTAAGGGTggaggggggagctggggagtgCTCGGAGGGGAAGAAAGTGCTTGGCCAGACGCTTGTGCCAAGGCACCTTGAGCCGCAGCGAGTCAAAGCAAAGGCTGgctaattttcaattttaatagTCCTAGGTGAGTTTCCTGTGCTTCGGGACCGGGGTGCTTTAATAACAGGTTGCTTTTACAGTACGAAGTCAAAAGAGGTGGGTCCCTTGAGGAGCCTTTGTCCCGGGATGTGGGTCACCCACCCTCGTGAGGGAGGGCAGCCCGCCGCGGGACCTGCTGTGCAAAATGGTAGAAGAGTCTCTTAAATAACTAGAATAAAATACGATTGCGAGCCTTCCCTCGGTGGGAAGGGGGCCAGGAGGGGCAGCAGTTCTCAATAACGAGTCCTCGAGCGGGTTTTGTCAGCTCAGCTCGGAGGCGAGCGGGTTTTGACGGGCTCTAACCAGCCTCCCCTGATGATGCCTTCCAGCTTTTAATGAGATCGGAGGCTACCCCAACCTGGAGGAGGCTTACTTAAGAGCCGTGCCGTCCAAAATTGTGCCCAACACGACCTGCCACCTGCCCCGAGCGGATGCCATGCACCTCTTCCGAGACCCAGTCTCTGGAGATCTGCCCTGGACTGGGATGACGTTCGGGCTGTCTATCATGGCCGCGTGGTACTGGTGCACCGACCAGGTAAATGGAAACGCTATTCCCCTGCCCCGAGTCGCAGCGCGTCCACCCGTGGCTTCCCCTACTGCTCCTTCTGGCTGGTGGGCTCGGGGGGCTTCTTTTTGGAGTCACTGGGGGCACCCGGCGCTGCCACCACCTTGTTCTTGAGGTGCTTGGACTGGGAGAGCTTGGAGAGCGGGATGCCGAGGGGCGTCCTCAGCTCCTCGGCTGCCTTCTGGATTTCTGGCAGGGAGGTCAGGGGTTTGCCAGCCACCCTGGGCTTGCTGGGCGAGAGGTGGCTGGGCCGTGCCGGCTTGCTGGGGCTGAAGGCTTTGCTCTGCCAGTAGGGCTGGCTGCCCGCAATGGTCTTTTTGGGCTCGGCTCCGTCCCCTCTGTACTTGCCGGCCCCCAGGGGTTTCTCGCACGGTGGGGAGCAGGAGACCTCCTTGCCTTGCTCTCTGCCCGCAGGGTTCCTGGGGAGGTAGCGGTAGATGTGCGTCCCCTGTTTGTtaaagggcagaaaaaaagagaaaaaaaatgacctgTGGTTGCTGTAAGGACACCGGTCCCCTGGATGGACACCCCTTTACGCTTGGGTGCCCTGAAATTGGTCCTCATGGATGAGTCCCTGGGCTGCTGGGTGCCCAAGACCCATGCCCAAATCCTCCTGAGGCTGGTGACAGCTCGTTACTCCCGTGGTGTCTCACTGTCTGGGGAAGGTCTCCCCCGACGATTTAAGGTTTTGAGTGCCCGGTATGTGGTAGGGCTAGGAAATTCCTGCGCCCTGGTGGCGAGGCAGCATTTTAAGGGCAGCTGCAGTGCCTTGCTCGGGCACCCTGGGGCTCTCCCCAACCACAGCAATGCCCCTGAGACCTGGGTCTCCATTCCCAGCAGAACCCATGTTCATCACCAAAGTGCTGCCTTtgtgcccagcagcccccaaaaCCCAGACCGAGGTGAGAGGGGAgtttgggggggctgggagagagggaggtAGGCGAGGAGGCGAGGGTGCACTGCGTTGGGTGGCCctgggctgggagagaagggCTCCGAGCACCGTTCATCCCAACGCTGGCCAGGGCAAGGTCTCAGCACATGGCTGTGGTCACCAGATCCTTGTCTCTGGGCATGTTGGTGCTGCAGTCCGGGGGTGGAACAGCGCCCTGTGCAGATGTACCGGGGCAAAATCCCATCTGGCAGGAGCCGATGGCCAGGCTGGAGCCGCAGAGCCGGCCGTGCAGGATGCCTCGTGCCcccgtggtgctgctggcaTCACCCCAGTGGTTGGGGTGGGCACCCCAGCGACCTCTGCACCCACGCTGTGGTCATTTTGGCCAGGAGGGTTGCACTGAAGCAGTTAGTGCCGGGTTAGAAAGGAGTTTTTTATGTTAGACTGGTTAAAATCAGTGCTTAGAACAAAGTGGGGTCCTCGTGTGGGCTGAGATGTTCTCAGGTGGGTAGGTTACGGGGGatccagctcctctccctccttgaGCACCACGTGCCCGACATGGTGCAGGtgtctcctgcagctcctggcgTTCTCTGGCTCTTGGAGGCATTAAATGAtgccttccccagctccccaacCTGGTGCTGGTCCCTCCTGACTGCACAGGAGCAGCCAAatcctgctgggtgctgagtTCATCCCTGGGGAGAGCCCGAGCCCTCTTATTATCAGCATTTCTATGGAgctgagctgggaggagagcagaCGGGCACTTTTTTGGGGAGACATTGGAGGGGTTTGGCGGGGAGGGGGATGCTTGGTGGGGGCTCAGCCGTGCCCCTGCCTCCCCACAGGTCATCGTCCAGCGGTCGCTCTCTGCCAAGAGCCTGAGCCACGCCAAGGCCGGCTCCATCCTGGCCAGCTACCTGAAGATGCTGCCCCTGTTCATCATCATCATGCCGGGGATGATCAGCAGGGTCCTGTACCCAGGTAAGGACccggagctgcaggagctgagcaaaCGGGTGCGTGAGGGATGGGAGCGGGGCGCTGGGGATTTTTTG comes from Anas acuta chromosome 15, bAnaAcu1.1, whole genome shotgun sequence and encodes:
- the SLC5A10 gene encoding sodium/mannose cotransporter SLC5A10 → MEGNSTAGSFAPSQQFSVADLVVVVVYFSLNIAVGIWSSCRVNRNTVSGYFLAGRDMAWWPIGASLFASSEGSGLFIGLAGTGAAGGIAVTGFEWNATYALLALAWVFVPIYISAGIVTMPEYLQRRFGGERIRVYLSGLSLLLSIFTKISTDLYSGALFVHVCLGWNLYLCTVLMLLVTGLYTIAGGLAAVIYTDTLQTLIMVLGAIVLAVRAFNEIGGYPNLEEAYLRAVPSKIVPNTTCHLPRADAMHLFRDPVSGDLPWTGMTFGLSIMAAWYWCTDQVIVQRSLSAKSLSHAKAGSILASYLKMLPLFIIIMPGMISRVLYPDAVACVDPEECTRVCGAAVGCSNIAYPKLVVELMPSGLRGLMIAVMMAALMSSLTSIFNSSSTLFTMDIWRRLRPGAGEKELLLVGRVVTVLLVVLSVVWLPILQSSSGGQLYVYIQAVTSSLAPPVTAVFVLAVFWPRANEQGAFWGLMAGLALGLARMGLELAYPTPRCGVPDPRPWLLADLHYLHFAVLLCAATGAVVVGGSLLTPPPPPNRLRDLTWWSLPWKPPQPSVGGTPQGPRDGPCSATPALRDTTEPPVWARVCNVNAVVLMCINIFCYAYFA